From Helicobacter anatolicus, the proteins below share one genomic window:
- the gap gene encoding type I glyceraldehyde-3-phosphate dehydrogenase: MKKIKIAINGFGRLGRSIARVIAMQEDMELIAINDISSWEILSYLLEHDSTHHHFPKPIKFSDQELFINHKKVKTLNHSNPKDIDFSDADIVIESSGKFLEQKDFLHHLEKGVKKVILSAPSNDDMPTFVLGVNHQNYNDENIISNASCTTNCLAPICYILDKHFGINNGNIITIHSYTNDQNLLDHAHKNDKRRSRAAANNIIPTSTGAAKNLYKVLPNLRNKLHGHSVRIPVSNVSLLDLNINLLKTPSLETLNSLFEEYATTSLKGILSIDSHFGVSSDFLQNTHSSIIAKDLSFNINNLVKIMAWYDNEWGYSNRIIELARYILNK, encoded by the coding sequence ATGAAAAAAATTAAAATTGCTATCAATGGTTTTGGAAGATTGGGGCGTAGTATTGCAAGAGTAATTGCTATGCAAGAAGATATGGAGCTTATAGCCATTAATGATATAAGCTCATGGGAAATCCTCTCCTACCTCTTAGAACACGATAGCACACATCATCATTTTCCAAAACCCATAAAATTTAGCGATCAAGAACTTTTTATCAACCACAAAAAAGTAAAGACACTTAACCATTCTAATCCAAAAGATATTGATTTTAGTGATGCTGATATTGTTATAGAATCTTCTGGGAAATTTTTAGAACAAAAAGATTTTTTGCACCATCTTGAAAAAGGTGTAAAAAAAGTCATTCTCTCTGCTCCAAGCAACGATGATATGCCCACTTTTGTGCTAGGAGTAAATCATCAAAACTATAATGATGAAAATATCATTTCAAATGCCTCTTGCACGACAAATTGCCTTGCACCTATTTGTTATATTTTAGATAAACATTTTGGTATTAATAATGGCAATATTATTACAATTCATAGCTATACAAACGATCAAAATCTTTTAGATCATGCACATAAAAACGACAAAAGACGATCTAGAGCAGCAGCAAATAATATCATTCCCACCTCAACAGGTGCAGCCAAAAATCTCTATAAAGTCCTTCCTAATCTAAGAAATAAACTTCATGGTCATAGCGTACGCATACCTGTATCAAATGTTTCTTTGCTTGATTTAAATATTAATCTTTTAAAAACCCCTTCACTTGAAACGCTAAATTCCCTTTTTGAAGAATATGCTACAACTTCACTCAAAGGAATTTTAAGTATAGATTCTCATTTTGGTGTAAGTAGTGATTTTTTACAAAATACACACAGCAGTATCATTGCTAAAGATTTAAGCTTTAATATAAATAATCTTGTAAAAATTATGGCATGGTATGATAATGAATGGGGTTATTCTAATCGCATTATTGAACTTGCTAGATACATTTTAAATAAATAG
- a CDS encoding DegT/DnrJ/EryC1/StrS family aminotransferase produces MEVKFLDLTFLNKPYFVPFLEQMQDILYQSSFINGEYNAIFEKNFAKFIGVENCIGVGNGTDALEIAIKALNLPKGSHIIVPANTFKASCEAILNMGYKAVIVDCDENYNISIKSLKNAITPQTSAILIVHLYGRICDMLSILEVARNYNLAIIEDCSQAHGAKIKIDNEVVCAGSIGDIATFSFYPSKNLGAIGDAGCIATQSSFLSNRCRNIANHHQDSKEKLQFIGRNSRLDHLQAMFLNLKLKDLESHNQYRQNLANYYQETLQEIEQIVLPEIPTYSYQCVWHLYVIRLQKELEGKREELQNFLEQNGIQTHIHYPQNLSKIKEIRMHINTIINPTPNANHWDENILSLPMGIHVTKEHIIYIAEKIQAFVANLSQRTKS; encoded by the coding sequence ATGGAAGTCAAATTTTTAGATCTTACATTTTTAAATAAACCTTATTTTGTTCCATTTCTTGAACAAATGCAAGATATTCTTTATCAAAGTAGTTTTATTAATGGAGAATACAATGCAATTTTTGAAAAAAATTTTGCAAAATTTATAGGTGTAGAAAACTGCATTGGGGTAGGTAATGGAACTGATGCACTAGAAATTGCTATTAAGGCATTAAACCTTCCAAAAGGAAGCCATATTATCGTCCCTGCAAATACTTTTAAAGCTTCTTGTGAAGCAATCTTGAACATGGGCTATAAAGCCGTAATTGTAGATTGTGATGAAAATTACAATATTAGTATAAAATCTCTAAAAAATGCTATCACGCCGCAAACTTCCGCTATTTTAATCGTGCATCTTTATGGAAGAATCTGCGATATGCTATCAATTTTGGAAGTAGCAAGAAATTATAATTTAGCAATTATTGAGGACTGCTCACAAGCCCATGGTGCAAAAATAAAAATTGATAATGAAGTTGTTTGTGCAGGTAGTATTGGCGATATTGCAACTTTTAGTTTTTATCCCAGTAAAAATTTAGGGGCAATTGGCGATGCAGGTTGCATTGCAACTCAAAGTTCTTTTTTAAGTAATCGTTGTAGAAATATTGCAAATCACCATCAAGATTCCAAAGAAAAATTACAATTTATCGGACGAAATTCAAGACTAGATCATCTGCAAGCTATGTTTTTAAATCTTAAACTAAAAGATCTAGAATCCCATAACCAATACCGACAAAATTTAGCAAACTATTATCAAGAAACTTTGCAAGAAATTGAACAAATTGTTTTACCAGAGATCCCAACTTATAGTTATCAATGTGTATGGCATCTCTATGTAATTAGACTACAAAAGGAACTAGAAGGCAAAAGAGAGGAATTACAAAACTTTTTAGAACAAAATGGAATACAAACGCATATCCACTATCCCCAAAATCTCAGCAAAATCAAAGAAATTCGTATGCATATAAATACAATAATCAACCCCACGCCTAATGCAAATCATTGGGATGAAAATATCCTGTCTTTACCAATGGGAATACATGTTACAAAAGAACATATTATCTATATTGCTGAAAAAATACAAGCATTTGTTGCTAATTTATCACAAAGGACAAAATCATGA
- a CDS encoding ferritin, whose protein sequence is MLSNKIIEMLNEQVIKEMYAANLYLSMSSWCYENGYDGAGKFLFDHAGEESDHAKKLITYLNETDSKVKLSTIPAPKSDFNNLLEVFKETYEHEKSITQSINALVDFTLNSKDYATFNFLQWYVAEQHEEEALFRGIVDKLSLIGDNGNGLYLADQYIKNIAISRK, encoded by the coding sequence ATGTTAAGCAACAAAATTATCGAAATGCTAAATGAGCAAGTTATCAAAGAAATGTATGCGGCAAATCTATATTTAAGCATGAGTTCTTGGTGCTATGAAAATGGCTATGATGGTGCTGGAAAATTTTTATTTGATCATGCAGGCGAAGAAAGTGATCATGCAAAAAAATTAATCACTTATTTAAATGAGACAGATTCTAAAGTAAAATTATCCACAATCCCTGCTCCAAAGTCTGATTTTAATAATCTTTTGGAAGTTTTTAAAGAAACTTATGAACATGAAAAAAGTATCACTCAATCTATTAATGCATTGGTAGACTTTACTCTCAATAGCAAAGATTATGCAACTTTTAACTTTTTACAATGGTATGTTGCAGAACAACATGAAGAAGAAGCATTATTTAGAGGAATTGTAGATAAATTGAGCTTGATTGGCGATAATGGCAATGGTCTTTATCTTGCAGATCAATATATTAA